From Panthera uncia isolate 11264 chromosome E1, Puncia_PCG_1.0, whole genome shotgun sequence, one genomic window encodes:
- the CPSF4L gene encoding putative cleavage and polyadenylation specificity factor subunit 4-like protein, giving the protein MQEIIAGLEQFTFTFEKDVEMQKGTGLLPFQGMDKSGSAVCNFFAKGLCEKGKLCPLRHNRGEKMVVCKHWLRGLCKKGDQCNFLHQYDVTRMPECYFYSKFGDCNNKECPFLHVKPAFKTRDCPWYDQGFCKDGPLCKHRHVRKIMCANYFVGFCPEGPRCQFAQ; this is encoded by the exons ATGCAAGAGATCATTGCTGGGCTAGAGCAGTTCACCTTCACCTTCGAGAAGGATGTAGAGATGCAAAAGGGCACTGGACTCCTGCCTTTCCAGGGCATGGACA AGTCGGGCTCAGCTGTGTGCAACTTTTTCGCTAAAGGGCTCTGTGAGAAAG GGAAGCTCTGTCCTCTCCGGCACAACCGAGGGGAGAAGATGGTGGTGTGTAAGCACTGGCTGCGGGGACTGTGTAAGAAGGGCGACCAGTGCAATTTCTTGCACCAGTACGATGTCACCAGGATGCCCGAGTGCTACTTCTACTCCAAGTTCG GTGATTGCAACAACAAGGAATGTCCCTTTCTCCACGTGAAGCCAGCTTTCAAGACCCGGGACTGTCCTTGGTATGACCAAGGTTTCTGCAAGGATG GTCCCCTGTGCAAACACCGCCATGTCCGTAAGATAATGTGCGCTAACTACTTCGTGGGCTTCTGCCCCGAGGGACCCAGGTGCCAATTTGCACAGTAA